In the Topomyia yanbarensis strain Yona2022 chromosome 3, ASM3024719v1, whole genome shotgun sequence genome, one interval contains:
- the LOC131689684 gene encoding uncharacterized protein LOC131689684 has protein sequence MFLNVDDFKASPRFLEVQERMQMFVFRGRDADNLNTNSLSFKLNSSVEVTNILGYALNKKIVVDDAMLSEIFWTNDLSIIEEKDRLQLEKVVKQMGSFQFDLMPLVLVRGETLMETLLIKVVERNGVKYVDISGRVYKDFRDFLANNKFPAGVLCYLRDGIVTVNAAGEMEIECRTVGIKNTVLNVTEVLVGAVGAVGTIGAIFATGRLAIPMLVMSYGSAAYVTGRSIEKLVDASKHGQSLNPLQDAEARKNWLMISANLLAFTSAGIRKMATMEGLAAKHVTCLFMANRIVQVGGALVGTAAIVDSIVYSVNNWKSLPLHEQIMLVCSICFCCREVISFANAERLMRASKTEGVSNFFAQYCESGCQMVSNSRFMLSARKKFQENDAYLEAALKLVKTLILENISITVNQDFTKIKFFGFEYEMSTLLRIKEVDHFMYTIQGIAQSFKDTFSLLRTWFGDENVMDISFKRAQDLGGNRADFGTAINEILQVFSLISKISKDVAVLTQASIIVGAGHKFTVASAFDILIKTAKEKAEILIKALVQMNSTEADQMNQIRSQFSDTTIFNWISTGSNVSDDMLAKIRFLLDVEKNCTNKSLHITALDRNEGTIEIEYLIKIDLQLFNNATHRSFVVDPIFLNICKPALRSSRSYLVKLWQNTCTAPISLDNHFEKLITLENAFKLYPGSVKNVVNYTKTMKCVNLPQFIYHALFALSNLERSLSEDGMDQAAANSALFDDSNLLPDRFLRLQAKAEELCYGGYCTVGDNQLTEPDRILEVVKTLAAEQALRFGTIENAVLHLYRNPMLRRATELEKFNRIIAIKKFQQEEVKLADGCNDRRKWMVYLGNEQVKIFVCVSPDQGAYIDSFLFSCENRLADVIDTFIIAHSFIFFTLLESVSWPKFLDTFLMFLYEPLSQTNFQLSIFYTLVLMVLISI, from the exons ATGTTTTTGAATGTTGACGATTTCAAGGCGTCGCCCCGATTTCTGGAAGTCCAGGAACGGATGCAAATGTTTGTTTTCCGTGGTCGAGATGCTGATAACCTGAACACAAACAGTCTATCCTTCAAGCTGAATTCGTCGGTAGAAGTTACCAACATATTAGGGTATGcactaaacaaaaaaattgttgtcgACGATGCCATGTTGAGTGAAATTTTTTGGACCAATGATTTGAGCATCATCGAGGAGAAGGACAGATTGCAGttggaaaaagttgtcaaacagATGGGCAGCTTTCAGTTTGACTTGATGCCACTGGTTCTGGTCAGGGGTGAGACGTTGATGGAAACTCTGCTGATAAAAGTGGTTGAACGGAACGGggtcaaatatgttgatattaGTGGAAGAGTCTACAAAGATTTCCGTGATTTTTTGGCTAACAATAAGTTTCCGGCGGGAGTTCTCTGTTATCTCAGAGATGGCATCGTGACGGTCAATGCGGCTGGGGAAATGGAAATTGAGTGCCGTACGGTTGGGATAAAGAATACAGTGTTGAACGTAACGGAGGTCTTGGTGGGTGCTGTCGGAGCTGTTGGTACGATCGGAGCAATATTTGCCACCGGTAGACTAGCAATACCTATGCTAGTCATGTCGTATGGGTCTGCAGCCTACGTCACGGGTCGAAGTATCGAAAAGCTGGTAGATGCTTCAAAGCATGGTCAATCGTTGAATCCTCTACAG gATGCTGAAGCACGCAAGAACTGGCTGATGATATCAGCCAATCTGCTTGCGTTTACGTCCGCTGGCATTCGCAAAATGGCAACTATGGAAGGATTGGCAGCAAAACATGTAACTTGTCTATTCATGGCCAACCGAATTGTCCAAGTAGGTGGTGCTTTGGTCGGTACCGCCGCAATAGTGGACTCCATCGTGTACTCGGTCAACAATTGGAAGAGTTTACCCCTTCATGAACAGATTATGCTTGTGTGTTCGATCTGCTTCTGCTGTCGCGAGGTGATCAGTTTCGCCAATGCTGAACGATTAATGCGGGCGAGCAAAACCGAAGGAGTGAGCAATTTCTTTGCACAATACTGCGAATCAGGCTGCCAAATGGTTTCCAATAGTAGATTTATGCTGAGTGCCAGAAAAAAGTTCCAAGAGAATGATGCATACCTGGAAGCGGCGTTGAAACTGGTTAAAACTTTAATTCTGGAGAACATAAGCATAACGGTGAATCAGGATTTTACAAAAATTAAGTTCTTTGGATTTGAATATGAAATGTCAACTTTGTTGCGCATTAAGGAGGTGGACCATTTTATGTATACGATACAAGGAATAGCCCAGTCATTCAAGGATACGTTTTCCTTGCTGAGGACATGGTTCGGGGATGAAAATGTGATGGATATTTCATTTAAGCGAGCACAAGACTTGGGCGGCAATCGTGCCGATTTTGGCACAGCTATAAATGAGATACTTCAGGTGTTTTCTctaatttcaaaaatatcgaaagatGTAGCAGTTCTGACCCAGGCTAGCATTATTGTTGGTGCCGGTCATAAGTTCACTGTGGCATCTGCCTTTGACATCCTTATAAAAACGGCTAAAGAGAAAGCCGAAATATTGATCAAGGCTCTAGTGCAGATGAATTCTACTGAAGCtgaccaaatgaaccaaattcgCTCGCAGTTTTCGGACACTACAATTTTCAACTGGATAAGTACTGGCTCCAATGTATCTGATGATATGCTCGCAAAAATAAGATTTCTTCTTGacgttgaaaaaaattgtaccaACAAATCATTGCATATTACAGCACTAGATCGCAATGAGGGGACAATCGAGATTGAATATTTGATCAAAATTGATTTACAGCTATTCAACAATGCAACCCATCGTTCCTTTGTCGTTGACCCTATATTTCTCAACATTTGCAAGCCAGCTTTGCGCAGCTCCCGATCATATCTAGTGAAACTCTGGCAAAACACGTGCACTGCTCCAATTTCACTTGATAACCATTTCGAAAAATTGATCACGCTTGAAAACGCCTTCAAACTTTATCCAGGCTCGGTGAAAAACGTGGTTAATTACACGAAAACCATGAAATGCGTCAACTTGCCACAGTTCATATACCACGCACTTTTTGCGTTGAGCAACTTGGAACGATCGTTGTCCGAAGATGGTATGGATCAGGCCGCCGCCAATAGTGCTCTTTTTGATGACTCCAACCTCTTGCCCGATCGTTTTCTCCGACTTCAGGCGAAGGCCGAAGAACTATGCTACGGTGGTTACTGCACAGTGGGCGACAACCAGCTAACTGAACCCGATCGAATTCTGGAAGTTGTTAAAACTTTGGCCGCGGAGCAAGCCCTACGGTTTGGAACAATTGAAAACGCGGTGCTACATTTATATCGCAACCCTATGCTTCGGCGTGCCACGGAACTCGAGAAGTTTAATCGAATTATCGctataaaaaaatttcagcaGGAAGAGGTTAAACTAGCCGATGGTTGTAACGACAGACGTAAATGGATGGTTTATCTCGGAAACGAGCAGGTGAAAATCTTTGTATGCGTTAGCCCTGACCAAGGTGCTTATATAGACTCTTTTTTGTTCTCCTGCGAAAATCGACTTGCTGATGTGATTGACACATTCATCATTGcacattcttttattttttttactttattggAAAGCGTATCGTGGCCAAAATTTTTAGATacttttttgatgtttttataTGAACCATTGTCACAGACTAATTTTCAGCTTTCCATCTTTTACACATTAGTACTAATGGTACTAATATCAATTTAA